The Meiothermus cerbereus DSM 11376 genome includes a window with the following:
- the lepA gene encoding translation elongation factor 4 — translation MQERIRNFSIIAHVDHGKSTLADRILQMTKAVSERQMREQFLDSLELERERGITIKASAVRLFYQSKAGETYIFNLIDTPGHVDFGYEVSRALAAVEGVLLVVDASQGVEAQTIANFYLAMEHEHTIIPVINKIDLPGAQPLEVALEVEEVLGIPADECVFASGKTGQGVDEILEAIVARIPAPKGRPENPTQALIFDSIFDAYQGVIPYVRVMDGSIKPGDTIRIWSTGKEFEVDKVGVFRPGLLEPVTQLGPGEVGWITASIREIGDAQVGDTITSAKNPCQAPYPGFQPAKPVVFAGLYPTDTQDYNRLREALEKLKLNDAALSFEPETSEALGFGFRCGFLGLLHAEIVQERLEREFDLDLISTAPSVIYRVKLTSGSEIEIHNPSELPNPDKIEAIYEPYVKLTVYTPEEYVGSIMQLLQEKRGKMGNMHYIGKRVELVYEVPFGEILYDFHDRLKSISRGYASMDYEQIGYQEGELVKVSILVNEEPVDALAFIAHKDKAYSIGREIVDKLAEVIPRQQFAVPIQAAIGGKIIARATVKALRKDVLAKCYGGDITRKKKLLEKQKEGKKRMKAIGKVDVPQEAFLAVLSAGRD, via the coding sequence GTGCAGGAACGGATTCGCAATTTTTCCATCATCGCGCACGTAGACCACGGTAAGTCTACGCTGGCCGACCGCATTCTCCAGATGACCAAAGCGGTCTCGGAGCGACAGATGCGCGAGCAGTTTTTGGATTCACTGGAGCTCGAGCGCGAGCGCGGCATTACCATCAAGGCCAGCGCGGTGCGGCTTTTTTACCAGAGCAAAGCCGGAGAAACCTACATCTTCAACCTGATCGATACCCCCGGCCACGTGGACTTTGGCTACGAGGTGAGCCGGGCCCTGGCGGCGGTGGAGGGGGTCTTGCTGGTGGTAGACGCCTCGCAGGGGGTAGAGGCCCAGACCATCGCCAACTTTTACCTGGCCATGGAGCACGAGCACACCATCATCCCGGTGATTAACAAGATCGACCTGCCCGGTGCCCAGCCCCTCGAGGTGGCCCTGGAAGTGGAGGAGGTACTGGGCATTCCTGCCGATGAGTGCGTGTTCGCCTCCGGCAAGACCGGGCAGGGGGTAGACGAGATCCTCGAGGCCATCGTGGCCCGCATCCCAGCCCCCAAGGGCCGCCCCGAAAACCCCACCCAGGCCCTCATCTTCGATTCGATATTCGATGCCTACCAGGGGGTAATCCCCTATGTGCGGGTGATGGACGGCAGCATCAAGCCCGGCGACACCATCCGCATCTGGTCTACCGGCAAGGAGTTTGAAGTGGACAAGGTGGGGGTCTTCCGACCGGGTCTCTTGGAACCCGTAACCCAGCTCGGCCCCGGCGAGGTGGGCTGGATTACCGCCTCCATCCGCGAAATCGGCGACGCCCAGGTAGGCGACACCATCACCTCGGCCAAAAACCCCTGCCAGGCTCCCTATCCGGGCTTCCAACCCGCCAAGCCGGTGGTGTTTGCTGGCCTCTACCCTACCGACACCCAGGACTATAACCGGCTGCGCGAGGCCCTGGAAAAACTCAAGCTCAACGACGCCGCGCTTTCCTTTGAACCGGAAACCTCAGAGGCTTTGGGATTCGGTTTCCGCTGCGGCTTCCTGGGGCTGTTGCACGCCGAGATTGTGCAGGAGCGGCTCGAGCGCGAGTTCGACCTCGACCTGATCTCCACCGCCCCCAGCGTGATTTACCGGGTTAAGCTCACCAGCGGCTCGGAAATCGAGATTCATAACCCCTCTGAGTTACCCAACCCCGACAAAATCGAGGCCATCTACGAGCCCTACGTCAAGCTCACCGTCTATACCCCCGAGGAATACGTGGGTTCCATCATGCAGCTCTTGCAGGAAAAGCGCGGCAAGATGGGCAACATGCACTACATCGGCAAGCGCGTGGAACTGGTGTACGAGGTGCCCTTCGGCGAGATCCTCTACGACTTCCACGACCGCCTAAAGTCCATCAGCCGGGGCTATGCCTCCATGGACTACGAGCAAATTGGCTATCAGGAAGGCGAGCTGGTCAAGGTGAGCATCCTGGTCAACGAAGAGCCGGTAGATGCGCTGGCCTTCATCGCCCACAAGGACAAAGCCTATAGCATTGGACGCGAAATTGTGGACAAGCTGGCCGAAGTCATTCCCCGACAGCAGTTCGCAGTGCCCATCCAGGCCGCCATAGGGGGCAAGATTATCGCTCGAGCCACCGTCAAGGCCCTGCGTAAAGACGTGCTGGCCAAGTGCTACGGGGGCGACATCACCCGCAAGAAAAAGCTCTTAGAAAAACAAAAAGAGGGCAAAAAGCGCATGAAAGCCATCGGCAAGGTGGACGTGCCACAAGAGGCTTTCCTGGCGGTGTTGTCGGCCGGGCGCGACTAG
- a CDS encoding type II toxin-antitoxin system PemK/MazF family toxin, which translates to MVELRRGQIWWADLGEPKGSRPGLCRPVLVVQRNTANQSCLATTIVVVITSNLALRQAPGNVFLASSDSGLERDSVINVSQLYTLDKNNLEGYVGPVPPGVMSQVDEGLRYLLSL; encoded by the coding sequence GTGGTAGAGCTTCGGCGAGGCCAGATCTGGTGGGCCGACCTGGGCGAGCCGAAGGGCTCGAGGCCAGGTTTGTGCCGTCCGGTGCTGGTAGTCCAGCGGAACACCGCCAACCAAAGCTGCCTGGCCACCACCATCGTGGTGGTCATCACCTCCAACCTGGCCTTGCGTCAGGCCCCAGGAAATGTCTTTCTGGCCTCGAGCGACTCAGGCCTGGAGCGCGACTCGGTCATCAACGTCTCGCAGCTATATACCCTCGATAAGAACAACCTCGAGGGCTACGTGGGCCCGGTACCGCCTGGGGTCATGTCCCAGGTAGACGAAGGCCTGCGGTACCTACTCTCGCTTTAG
- the fabG gene encoding 3-oxoacyl-[acyl-carrier-protein] reductase, which translates to MRKALVTGSSRGIGRAIALELARRGYALAVHYAGNQAAAEATAAEAQALGASQVVVLGADLSSPQAAQQLVADASRALGGLEVLVNNAGVTRDTLLIRMKDDDWDTVIATNLSAIFHTTREAIKIMMRAKWGRVINISSVVGILGNPGQANYVAAKAGLIGFTKSVAKEYATRGITVNAVAPGFIESDMTAKLPENIVAEYLKQIPAGRLGKPEEVAKVVAFLASDDAAYINGQTLCVDGGMTPH; encoded by the coding sequence ATGCGGAAAGCACTGGTAACGGGTTCTTCGAGGGGAATTGGCAGGGCCATCGCGCTGGAGCTGGCCCGGCGGGGCTATGCGCTGGCTGTACATTATGCCGGTAACCAGGCGGCCGCTGAGGCAACCGCCGCTGAGGCCCAGGCCCTGGGCGCAAGCCAGGTGGTGGTTCTGGGGGCCGATCTGAGTAGCCCACAGGCCGCCCAACAGCTAGTGGCCGATGCCAGCAGAGCCCTAGGGGGGCTCGAGGTTCTGGTCAACAACGCTGGCGTCACCCGCGATACCCTTTTGATTCGAATGAAGGACGACGACTGGGATACGGTGATTGCCACTAACCTGAGCGCCATCTTCCACACCACCCGCGAGGCTATCAAAATCATGATGCGGGCCAAGTGGGGCCGTGTCATCAACATTAGCAGCGTGGTGGGCATTCTGGGTAACCCCGGTCAGGCCAACTACGTGGCTGCCAAGGCAGGCCTGATTGGCTTTACCAAATCGGTTGCTAAAGAGTACGCCACCCGCGGCATCACCGTAAATGCGGTGGCGCCAGGGTTTATCGAGTCGGACATGACCGCCAAACTGCCCGAGAACATAGTGGCCGAGTACCTCAAACAGATTCCAGCGGGGCGCCTGGGCAAACCCGAGGAGGTCGCCAAGGTGGTAGCTTTTCTGGCCTCCGACGACGCGGCCTACATCAACGGGCAAACCCTATGCGTGGATGGGGGCATGACCCCACACTGA
- a CDS encoding tetratricopeptide repeat protein yields the protein MLALRAIPFAVGIALFAFTASAQLGAEGYYAQCKALYDQGVRDSARATCQLALVANPNHLPSIKLLGRIYLEENNLGAAQPFLQQMKQLEPQDPEVALLEARYLLSLGRPSEALQRLPSGLNTEAVLLRARINEALGRYEEAYATYRRITASEEARLGAARLAERLGRPQEALGLLGNSPKEQLAKARLMWLSGDTRAAAEALEEVLPRLGPLEGDYTQTLGLLAMVYYGLGEFDKGSLVLRQLSSRISLPSSLLSKVWPWLLVFLLYLALLLYGESRIEPMRTVEMGNERRFGPGSLHLWLILALVLAGLASVGIGQVLYQNLLAAFTPFQGQVVRPVFYFLLGSFALLIAYQMVGQEGMMRALGPRSSWVEGTWAGLVLLALLGLYSYLAKPLGLSGLGTVYTIFFGLALLEVVIRGVGYPIFKERYKELSAFMVSLLFALAIPGPTVFLLAASFFLGWLYMRTKGALAGATAWVLAGLILALVANMPFVRTLLVG from the coding sequence ATGTTAGCGTTACGAGCGATTCCTTTTGCCGTGGGAATCGCCTTATTTGCGTTCACGGCCAGTGCTCAACTTGGCGCCGAGGGCTATTATGCCCAGTGCAAGGCCCTCTACGACCAGGGCGTGCGCGATAGCGCCCGGGCCACCTGCCAACTGGCGCTGGTAGCCAACCCCAACCATCTGCCCAGCATCAAATTGCTTGGGCGCATTTACCTGGAGGAAAACAACCTTGGCGCAGCCCAGCCCTTCCTCCAGCAAATGAAGCAGCTCGAGCCACAAGATCCCGAGGTAGCCCTGTTAGAAGCTCGTTATTTGCTATCGCTGGGCCGACCTTCCGAAGCGCTACAGCGTCTGCCCAGTGGCTTGAACACCGAAGCGGTACTTTTACGGGCGCGGATTAACGAAGCGCTGGGCCGCTACGAGGAGGCCTATGCCACCTACCGGCGGATAACCGCCTCGGAAGAGGCCCGCCTGGGCGCAGCCCGCTTAGCAGAGCGGCTGGGACGGCCTCAGGAAGCCCTGGGTTTGCTGGGCAACAGCCCCAAAGAACAGCTCGCAAAAGCCCGTTTGATGTGGCTTTCGGGCGACACCCGCGCCGCAGCGGAGGCCCTCGAGGAGGTTTTGCCCCGCCTGGGACCCTTGGAGGGGGACTACACCCAAACCCTGGGCTTGCTGGCAATGGTCTACTACGGCCTGGGAGAGTTTGATAAAGGCTCTTTGGTTTTGCGCCAGCTCTCCTCGAGGATAAGCCTGCCCAGCAGCTTATTAAGCAAGGTCTGGCCCTGGTTGCTGGTGTTTTTGCTTTATCTGGCACTTTTGCTGTACGGCGAGAGCCGCATTGAGCCCATGCGTACTGTAGAGATGGGCAATGAGCGGCGCTTTGGGCCTGGCTCCCTCCACCTGTGGCTAATACTGGCCCTTGTTTTAGCAGGCCTGGCCAGTGTGGGAATCGGACAGGTGCTTTATCAGAACTTGCTGGCCGCATTTACCCCCTTCCAGGGTCAGGTTGTACGTCCGGTTTTTTATTTCTTGCTGGGGTCTTTTGCCTTGCTGATTGCCTATCAGATGGTAGGGCAGGAAGGCATGATGCGGGCACTGGGGCCAAGGTCGAGCTGGGTTGAAGGTACGTGGGCGGGTCTGGTCTTGCTGGCCTTGCTGGGCCTGTACTCCTACCTGGCCAAGCCCCTGGGCCTGAGCGGGCTCGGCACCGTGTACACCATCTTTTTTGGACTGGCTTTGCTCGAGGTGGTCATCCGGGGGGTGGGTTATCCGATTTTTAAGGAGCGCTACAAGGAGCTAAGCGCCTTTATGGTTTCGCTGCTGTTTGCTCTGGCAATCCCTGGGCCTACAGTTTTCCTGCTGGCGGCGAGTTTCTTTCTGGGGTGGCTGTATATGCGTACAAAGGGTGCTTTGGCTGGGGCTACAGCCTGGGTACTGGCTGGGTTGATTCTGGCGCTGGTAGCCAATATGCCTTTTGTACGAACCCTGCTGGTTGGCTGA
- the acpP gene encoding acyl carrier protein translates to MAILDDVREVIVDKLGVDADKVVPEARFIEDLGADSLDTVELIMGLEDKFGLEISDEEAEKIRTVQDAINFIQSKQA, encoded by the coding sequence ATGGCAATCCTGGACGATGTAAGAGAAGTAATCGTAGACAAACTGGGCGTTGATGCCGACAAAGTAGTACCCGAAGCCCGCTTTATCGAAGACCTGGGCGCCGACAGCCTCGATACCGTAGAGCTGATCATGGGCCTGGAGGACAAGTTTGGCCTGGAAATCTCGGATGAAGAGGCAGAAAAGATTCGCACCGTGCAGGATGCCATCAACTTCATCCAGAGCAAGCAAGCCTGA
- a CDS encoding ABC transporter substrate-binding protein, producing the protein MKRIWILGLVVLASLGMAQSKIGNCEVTGPKGQFPIRPAIAGQLTVQTNLPGPGFWNGDSPATIKDGFEYCLAANIAHRAGLDKVVVQNVAWDALIAGQTRNFDFALSQITITEARKKVVDFSRPYFSSDIGVLVRAADKAKYNSPASLKTARLGIQQATTAAKFLSDTLKHPQNLTRVFPDVASGFTALRAGQIDAFIIDTSIVLSEAAKSGGALAVVGQFRTGENYGALFSKGNPNRAQVDKILEALEKDGTLKKLSQTYLAKAWGIDPTTVPLWQP; encoded by the coding sequence ATGAAAAGAATTTGGATTTTGGGTTTGGTGGTGCTGGCCTCGCTAGGGATGGCCCAGAGCAAAATTGGCAACTGTGAGGTAACCGGCCCTAAAGGCCAGTTTCCCATCCGCCCGGCCATAGCGGGCCAGCTCACGGTGCAGACCAACCTGCCGGGGCCGGGTTTCTGGAACGGTGACAGCCCCGCCACCATCAAAGACGGCTTCGAGTACTGCCTGGCGGCCAACATTGCCCACCGCGCCGGGCTGGACAAAGTGGTGGTGCAGAATGTGGCCTGGGATGCCCTGATCGCCGGCCAGACCCGCAACTTCGACTTTGCCCTCTCGCAAATCACCATCACCGAGGCCCGCAAAAAGGTGGTGGACTTCTCGAGGCCCTATTTCTCCTCGGATATCGGCGTGCTGGTGCGTGCTGCCGATAAGGCCAAATATAACTCGCCAGCCAGCCTCAAGACGGCGCGTCTGGGCATCCAACAGGCCACCACGGCCGCCAAGTTCCTGAGCGATACCCTCAAGCATCCCCAGAACCTGACCCGGGTCTTCCCCGATGTCGCATCTGGCTTCACTGCCCTTCGGGCCGGACAGATAGATGCTTTCATCATAGATACCTCCATCGTGCTCTCGGAAGCGGCCAAGTCGGGTGGGGCTTTGGCTGTGGTGGGCCAGTTCAGAACCGGTGAGAACTACGGGGCGCTTTTTTCTAAGGGTAACCCCAACCGGGCCCAGGTAGACAAGATTTTGGAAGCGCTGGAAAAGGACGGTACCCTCAAAAAGCTTTCCCAGACCTACCTGGCCAAGGCATGGGGCATTGACCCCACCACCGTGCCGCTCTGGCAGCCCTAG
- the fabD gene encoding ACP S-malonyltransferase: protein MIAALFPGQGSQEIGMGKALYEGSRAAREALEQAEATLPGLLQLMWEGPEEELKLTANQQPALLAVGYAAFQAYLEAGGPLPSFAAGHSLGEWTAHVAAETLRLEDGLRLVRKRGLYMQEAVPVGAGAMAAVLKVPAQTIQELIAGIAGVEVANYNSPEQTVISGTAAGVAQATEVLKSHKARVIPLAVSAPFHSSLMQPARERLRADLAQVELHPPRFPVYSNVLAQPEARPSMIRELLLEQITHAVRWVEILQHLKEKGVKTYLEFGSGRVLTGLVGRTLEGVEARALTNPQEIAESLGRVAQG from the coding sequence ATGATTGCAGCTTTGTTCCCCGGACAGGGGTCGCAAGAAATTGGCATGGGCAAGGCGCTGTACGAAGGCTCGAGGGCTGCTCGCGAGGCCCTCGAGCAGGCCGAGGCCACCCTGCCGGGCCTGCTCCAGCTAATGTGGGAAGGCCCCGAAGAAGAGCTCAAGCTCACCGCCAATCAGCAGCCGGCTCTGCTGGCTGTGGGCTATGCGGCCTTCCAGGCCTATTTGGAAGCGGGTGGGCCGCTCCCCAGCTTTGCAGCAGGGCACAGCCTGGGCGAGTGGACGGCCCATGTGGCCGCCGAAACCCTCCGCTTAGAGGACGGCCTGCGTCTGGTACGCAAACGCGGCCTGTACATGCAGGAAGCCGTGCCGGTGGGGGCAGGGGCCATGGCCGCCGTCCTGAAGGTTCCGGCCCAGACCATCCAGGAGCTCATCGCCGGCATTGCCGGGGTCGAAGTAGCCAACTACAACTCCCCCGAACAGACGGTCATCTCTGGTACCGCTGCGGGGGTGGCCCAGGCCACCGAGGTGTTGAAAAGCCACAAAGCCCGGGTAATTCCATTGGCGGTTTCGGCCCCCTTTCATTCCTCGCTGATGCAACCAGCACGGGAGCGGTTGCGCGCCGACCTCGCCCAGGTTGAGCTGCACCCCCCCCGTTTTCCGGTATACTCCAACGTGCTGGCCCAGCCCGAAGCCCGCCCTTCCATGATCCGGGAGTTGCTGCTGGAGCAGATTACCCATGCGGTGCGCTGGGTGGAGATTTTGCAGCACCTGAAGGAAAAAGGCGTAAAGACCTACCTCGAGTTTGGCTCGGGGCGGGTACTGACCGGCCTGGTGGGGCGAACACTGGAGGGGGTCGAGGCCCGCGCCCTTACCAACCCCCAGGAGATTGCCGAGAGCCTGGGTAGGGTGGCGCAGGGCTAA
- a CDS encoding SAM hydrolase/SAM-dependent halogenase family protein, which translates to MQEIFFLSDFGLADPYAAVVKAVMRQIAPGVMIHDLAHNLPPGDLNRASYILYESVPYLPRQSVVLAVVDPGVGSSRRAVLVIGQRLCYVAPDNGLLTLAYLQDPPRKAYLLENPTYHLPRKSATFHGRDVFGPVAAHLASGVEPAHFGPELPVSQLVRLPIHLNFGTHGEILTFDRFGNAITTLLATPAQIRGKTVRIRYHRVPVASHYAEVPVGSALAYVGSAGLLEVAIHLGNAHEQLGLKQGDRVELLG; encoded by the coding sequence ATGCAGGAAATCTTCTTCCTTTCCGACTTTGGCCTAGCCGATCCCTACGCTGCGGTAGTCAAGGCAGTCATGCGGCAAATCGCACCAGGGGTGATGATTCACGACCTGGCCCACAACCTTCCTCCCGGCGACCTCAACCGCGCCAGCTACATTTTGTACGAATCGGTACCTTATCTGCCGCGGCAATCGGTGGTACTGGCAGTGGTAGACCCTGGGGTGGGCTCGAGCCGCCGGGCCGTGCTGGTAATTGGACAGCGGCTTTGCTATGTGGCCCCGGACAATGGCCTGCTCACCCTGGCCTATTTGCAAGACCCACCCCGTAAAGCGTACCTGCTCGAGAACCCTACCTACCACCTGCCCCGAAAATCGGCCACCTTCCACGGGCGCGATGTGTTTGGGCCCGTCGCCGCCCACCTGGCATCGGGGGTCGAACCCGCCCACTTTGGCCCCGAGCTGCCGGTTTCCCAGCTAGTACGCCTGCCCATTCACCTGAACTTTGGCACCCACGGCGAGATTCTGACCTTCGACCGCTTCGGCAATGCCATTACCACCCTGCTGGCTACTCCCGCCCAGATACGTGGCAAGACCGTACGTATCCGCTACCACCGCGTTCCGGTAGCCTCCCATTATGCCGAGGTTCCGGTGGGAAGCGCTTTGGCCTATGTGGGCAGCGCCGGACTGCTGGAGGTTGCCATACACCTGGGCAATGCCCACGAACAGCTTGGCCTGAAGCAGGGCGACCGGGTGGAGCTTTTGGGTTGA
- a CDS encoding PilW family protein, with protein MRRAGITLIEMLIAAVIGVAILGLIAAGLRSSSDSLRFVQNSQILTEDLRNAGNLVSDYLSTAAFIYPPGTTLTIGSAGGYTVRNPRNGTNTWQIGQDPAIALLQPPRMEGGVEVVKFVMIYPLNRGWVVSRASGAENPGPDPANNDKWLLYIYERNLAVGSNRLPNGLPATIPTTIPGSSGNLLADYVQPGGFVVSYPDCLGFDEGGLATLIPCPSAPPLPLRAEHSAGRVRFSLQGEIRQGGRDSRVPANPLRFEVAPRNLPQRLTEISPN; from the coding sequence ATGCGTAGAGCTGGCATCACCCTCATCGAAATGCTGATTGCAGCCGTCATTGGGGTGGCGATCCTGGGTCTGATTGCCGCCGGTCTTCGCAGCAGCAGCGACAGCCTGCGCTTCGTGCAAAACTCCCAGATTCTTACCGAAGACCTGCGCAACGCGGGCAATCTGGTGAGCGACTACCTCTCCACCGCCGCGTTTATTTACCCCCCTGGCACAACCCTTACCATTGGCAGCGCAGGCGGCTATACCGTGCGAAATCCACGGAATGGCACGAACACCTGGCAGATTGGCCAGGATCCCGCCATTGCCCTGCTCCAGCCCCCCCGGATGGAAGGGGGAGTGGAGGTGGTGAAGTTTGTGATGATCTACCCCCTCAACCGGGGCTGGGTGGTGTCGCGGGCTAGTGGCGCCGAGAACCCTGGCCCCGACCCTGCCAACAACGACAAGTGGCTGCTGTACATCTACGAGCGCAACCTGGCGGTGGGCAGCAACCGCCTGCCCAACGGGCTACCGGCTACCATTCCCACCACCATTCCAGGCAGCAGCGGTAACCTGCTGGCCGACTATGTGCAGCCGGGTGGCTTTGTGGTCAGCTACCCCGACTGTCTGGGTTTCGACGAGGGAGGCCTGGCTACCCTGATCCCCTGTCCCAGCGCCCCCCCGCTGCCCCTTCGGGCTGAACATAGCGCAGGGCGGGTGCGTTTTTCGCTGCAAGGCGAAATAAGGCAGGGTGGGCGCGACTCCCGCGTGCCCGCCAATCCCTTGCGCTTCGAGGTGGCCCCCCGCAACCTGCCCCAGCGGCTCACCGAAATAAGCCCGAACTAG
- a CDS encoding cold-shock protein gives MQKGKVKWFNAEKGYGFIQREEGEPDVFVHYSAIQSRGFRTLNEGDVVTFEIEPGKNGKGPQAANVNVVEAAKRF, from the coding sequence ATGCAAAAAGGCAAAGTGAAGTGGTTCAATGCAGAGAAGGGCTATGGCTTTATTCAGCGTGAAGAAGGGGAGCCGGACGTATTTGTACACTACAGCGCCATCCAGTCCCGTGGCTTTCGCACCCTGAATGAAGGTGATGTGGTTACCTTCGAAATCGAGCCGGGTAAGAACGGTAAAGGCCCGCAGGCTGCCAATGTCAATGTGGTAGAAGCAGCCAAGCGCTTTTAG
- a CDS encoding type IV pilus modification PilV family protein translates to MRRSGFSFVEVMVALAILSLAILILTYFGSSFSLTRNAQIDTQAQAYARSYFDNLRASWSTRATYNAAVLPSVTPPSGFSSPTVAVENIQRIGTQVVLRRVTLRFTGPQNRPYRFATEVALPPQ, encoded by the coding sequence GTGCGCCGTAGTGGATTCTCCTTTGTAGAGGTGATGGTGGCGCTGGCCATCCTCTCCCTGGCGATTCTCATACTGACCTACTTTGGCTCGAGCTTTTCCCTTACCCGCAACGCCCAGATCGACACCCAGGCCCAGGCCTACGCCCGCAGCTACTTCGACAACCTGCGGGCCAGCTGGTCCACCAGAGCCACCTACAATGCGGCAGTACTCCCATCGGTAACGCCCCCCAGCGGCTTTAGCAGCCCCACCGTTGCGGTGGAAAACATCCAGCGCATCGGAACCCAGGTGGTCTTGCGCCGGGTTACCCTGCGCTTCACCGGCCCCCAGAACCGACCCTACCGTTTTGCCACCGAGGTGGCCCTTCCGCCCCAGTAG
- a CDS encoding pilus assembly FimT family protein — MNRPLPKGISLLELLIVLAVLGILLGVGFVSLRSYQESLAIREAATQVATELLNIRQQARRQSVNFTFQATASSSTYKAGRTSDLASLADKSLPRGVVFQSVPAGGGSITFLAPYGIVNAANRTFALQGPGGRVLNVHIVGSTGKVVVRAP, encoded by the coding sequence GTGAACAGACCTTTGCCAAAGGGCATCAGCCTGCTGGAGCTTCTGATCGTGCTTGCAGTGCTGGGCATTCTGCTGGGGGTGGGTTTTGTTTCGCTGCGCTCCTACCAAGAGAGCCTGGCCATCCGCGAGGCGGCTACACAAGTCGCAACCGAACTCCTGAACATTCGCCAGCAAGCCCGGCGGCAGTCGGTCAACTTTACCTTTCAGGCCACTGCCAGCAGCAGTACCTACAAAGCAGGCCGCACCAGTGATCTGGCCTCTCTGGCCGACAAGTCGCTGCCTCGAGGCGTGGTCTTTCAAAGCGTGCCTGCGGGTGGGGGCAGCATAACCTTCCTGGCTCCGTATGGCATCGTCAATGCAGCCAACCGTACCTTCGCGTTGCAGGGGCCGGGCGGCCGGGTGCTCAACGTGCATATCGTGGGCAGCACCGGCAAGGTGGTGGTGCGTGCGCCGTAG
- the rpmF gene encoding 50S ribosomal protein L32: MAKHPVPKKKVSKSRRDIRRAAVSTLTAPTLTKCANCGTMIPPHTVCDSCGYYAGKKILEVKA; encoded by the coding sequence ATGGCCAAGCACCCCGTACCTAAGAAAAAAGTATCCAAGTCCCGTCGGGACATCCGCCGGGCTGCCGTTTCCACCCTTACGGCCCCCACCCTCACCAAGTGCGCCAACTGTGGGACCATGATCCCGCCCCACACCGTCTGCGATAGCTGCGGCTATTACGCCGGGAAGAAAATACTGGAAGTCAAGGCCTGA
- a CDS encoding beta-ketoacyl-ACP synthase III, with amino-acid sequence MNIGILALGTYAPARVMTNHDFEKILDTSDEWIVSRTGIRERRLAAEGEFTSHLAFKAVEDLIRRHGQGALDGVDLVIVATNTPDALFPATAALVQNRFGLKAGAYDLLAGCPGWGYAIAQAHAMVHSGLARKVLTIGSETLSKILDYTDRSTAVLFGDGAGAAVIGPVPEGYGFKSFVLGADGSGGKELMLRCIADRLPDGSPMSQHAYMNGREVFKFAVRVMNTATLEAIEKAGLKPEDIKYLIPHQANARIIEAARERLQLPPEQVWVNVDRYGNTSTASMPIALQEALDAGKIHNGDHILFVTFGAGLTWAASVMTWWQPD; translated from the coding sequence TTGAATATCGGTATCCTTGCCCTTGGCACCTACGCCCCCGCGCGCGTGATGACCAACCACGATTTCGAAAAGATCCTGGACACATCCGACGAGTGGATTGTCAGCCGCACCGGCATCCGCGAGCGGCGCCTGGCCGCCGAGGGGGAGTTCACTTCGCACCTGGCCTTTAAAGCGGTAGAAGACCTGATTCGCCGCCACGGCCAAGGTGCCCTGGACGGCGTAGATCTGGTGATTGTGGCCACAAATACCCCCGATGCCCTCTTTCCTGCCACGGCAGCGTTGGTACAGAACCGCTTCGGTCTGAAAGCCGGCGCCTACGACCTGCTGGCAGGCTGCCCCGGGTGGGGGTATGCCATCGCACAGGCGCACGCCATGGTGCACAGTGGCCTGGCCCGCAAGGTGCTGACCATTGGCTCCGAGACCCTATCTAAAATCCTCGACTACACCGACCGTTCAACCGCGGTGCTGTTTGGTGATGGGGCTGGGGCGGCAGTAATCGGGCCGGTACCGGAGGGTTATGGCTTCAAGTCGTTTGTGCTGGGGGCTGACGGCTCTGGCGGTAAGGAGCTCATGCTGCGCTGCATCGCCGACAGGCTGCCCGATGGCAGCCCCATGAGCCAGCATGCCTACATGAACGGGCGGGAGGTCTTCAAGTTTGCGGTGCGGGTTATGAACACCGCGACCCTCGAGGCCATCGAAAAAGCGGGCCTCAAGCCCGAAGACATCAAGTACCTGATTCCCCACCAGGCCAACGCCCGTATCATTGAGGCCGCCCGTGAGCGTTTGCAACTGCCCCCCGAACAGGTTTGGGTCAACGTAGACCGTTATGGCAACACCTCCACAGCCTCCATGCCCATCGCCCTGCAGGAAGCCCTGGACGCAGGGAAAATCCACAACGGCGACCATATCCTCTTTGTTACTTTTGGCGCTGGGCTCACCTGGGCAGCCAGCGTGATGACCTGGTGGCAGCCAGATTAA